In a single window of the Mesorhizobium shangrilense genome:
- a CDS encoding heme lyase CcmF/NrfE family subunit produces the protein MVEIGHFSLVLALALAIVQSVAPAVGARLQDERLMAVGQPVAIAGFALTALSFAALVWAYVQSDFSVANVWENSHSLKPMIYKITGTWGNHEGSMLLWVLILSLFGALVAIFGSNLPATLRANVIAVQGWIGTAFLLFILATSNPFARLDPAPIEGRDLNPLLQDIGLAVHPPLLYLGYVGFSVCFSFAIAALIDGRIDAAWARWVRPWTLAAWLFLTGGITVGSYWAYYELGWGGFWFWDPVENASFMPWLAGTALLHSAIVMEKRAALKIWTLLLAILTFSLSLLGAFLVRSGVLTSVHAFATDPSRGMFILGILIFFIGGSLALFALRASSLTAGGLFHPVSREGALVLNNLFLTTATATVLVGTLYPLLVEAFSADKISVGEPFFNLTFGPLMLPLLCAVPFGPLLSWKRGDLLAVSQRLMAAFGGALLVLLVVYLFVDGASVFAALGCGLAAWLILGAVTDLWLKGGFGNVPARTALKRLVGLPKSMFGTAIAHMGLGFTLLGIVGAVAFQQEHIVEMKPGESLDVAGYTLSYEGLAPFKGANYDEERGSFRIALADGADAGTIVSAKRFYPARQMPTTEAGIRTFGFSQLYVSLGDETSNGGIVVRIWWKPLVTLIWIGGLAMMAGGAVSLFDRRLRVGVPARRKAAGKPVPEGAA, from the coding sequence ATGGTTGAGATCGGGCATTTTTCACTGGTTCTGGCGCTGGCCCTCGCGATCGTGCAGTCGGTCGCGCCGGCGGTCGGCGCGCGCCTTCAGGACGAACGGCTGATGGCGGTGGGCCAGCCGGTCGCGATCGCCGGTTTCGCACTCACGGCGCTGTCGTTTGCCGCCCTCGTCTGGGCCTATGTGCAGTCCGACTTCTCGGTGGCGAATGTGTGGGAGAACTCGCATTCGCTGAAGCCGATGATCTACAAGATCACCGGCACTTGGGGTAACCACGAAGGCTCCATGCTGCTCTGGGTGCTGATCCTCAGTCTGTTCGGCGCGTTGGTGGCGATCTTCGGAAGCAACCTGCCGGCCACCCTTCGGGCGAACGTGATCGCGGTGCAGGGCTGGATCGGCACTGCATTCCTGCTGTTCATCCTGGCCACGTCCAACCCGTTTGCGCGCCTCGACCCCGCGCCGATCGAAGGTCGCGACCTCAATCCGCTGCTGCAGGATATCGGCCTGGCGGTGCACCCGCCGCTTCTCTATCTCGGCTATGTCGGTTTCTCCGTCTGCTTCTCCTTCGCCATTGCCGCGCTGATCGACGGGCGTATCGACGCCGCGTGGGCGCGCTGGGTCCGGCCGTGGACGCTTGCCGCATGGTTGTTTCTGACCGGTGGCATCACCGTCGGTTCCTACTGGGCCTACTACGAGCTCGGATGGGGCGGGTTCTGGTTCTGGGATCCGGTCGAAAACGCTTCCTTCATGCCCTGGCTCGCCGGCACGGCGCTGCTTCACTCGGCGATCGTTATGGAGAAGCGTGCGGCCCTGAAGATCTGGACGCTGCTCCTCGCGATCCTGACTTTCTCGCTGTCGCTGCTCGGCGCATTCCTGGTGCGATCCGGCGTGCTGACATCGGTGCATGCCTTCGCGACCGACCCCAGCCGCGGCATGTTCATCCTCGGCATCTTGATTTTCTTCATCGGCGGCTCGCTGGCGCTCTTCGCGCTGCGTGCGTCGAGCCTGACCGCGGGCGGGCTGTTCCATCCGGTTTCGCGCGAGGGCGCGCTGGTGCTGAACAACCTGTTCCTGACCACCGCGACGGCGACCGTTCTGGTCGGCACGCTCTATCCTTTGCTGGTCGAGGCGTTCAGCGCGGACAAGATCTCCGTTGGCGAACCCTTCTTCAACCTGACTTTCGGTCCGCTGATGCTGCCGCTGCTCTGTGCGGTGCCGTTCGGACCGCTATTGTCGTGGAAGCGCGGCGACCTTCTGGCGGTCTCCCAGCGCCTGATGGCAGCGTTCGGCGGCGCGCTGCTGGTCCTGCTCGTCGTCTACCTGTTCGTGGATGGCGCTTCGGTGTTCGCCGCTCTCGGTTGCGGGCTGGCCGCCTGGTTGATCCTCGGCGCGGTGACCGATCTATGGCTGAAGGGGGGCTTCGGGAACGTCCCGGCGAGAACTGCCCTGAAGCGATTGGTCGGCCTGCCGAAATCCATGTTCGGAACCGCGATCGCTCATATGGGGCTCGGCTTCACGTTGCTCGGCATCGTCGGCGCCGTGGCGTTCCAGCAGGAGCATATCGTGGAGATGAAGCCGGGCGAGTCGCTCGACGTCGCCGGCTATACCCTGAGTTATGAAGGCCTGGCGCCGTTCAAGGGCGCCAACTATGACGAGGAGCGAGGCTCGTTCCGCATCGCGCTCGCCGACGGAGCGGATGCCGGGACGATCGTCTCGGCAAAGCGCTTCTATCCGGCCCGCCAGATGCCGACGACGGAAGCGGGCATCAGGACCTTCGGTTTCAGCCAACTCTACGTATCGCTTGGCGACGAAACCTCGAACGGTGGCATCGTGGTGCGCATCTGGTGGAAGCCGCTGGTTACGCTGATCTGGATCGGCGGACTGGCGATGATGGCGGGCGGCGCGGTTTCGCTCTTCGACCGCCGGCTGCGGGTCGGCGTTCCGGCCCGCCGCAAGGCGGCCGGCAAGCCTGTGCCGGAAGGCGCAGCGTGA
- the ccmE gene encoding cytochrome c maturation protein CcmE: protein MTRKQKRLSVIAGALAFLGAATGLTLYALGQKASYFYMPADLSTASVAPGQRIRLGGLVEKGTIARGQGTQVAFAVTDHEKSVKVTYTGLLPDLFREEQGVITEGVFGADGVFVADSVLAKHDESYMPREVAEGLKEKGVWQPN from the coding sequence ATGACCCGCAAACAGAAGCGGCTTTCGGTGATCGCGGGCGCACTTGCCTTCCTCGGTGCGGCGACAGGTCTGACCTTGTATGCGCTCGGCCAGAAGGCCTCGTATTTCTACATGCCTGCCGACCTGAGCACGGCGTCGGTAGCGCCCGGCCAGCGCATCCGGCTGGGCGGCCTGGTGGAGAAGGGAACGATCGCCCGGGGGCAGGGGACGCAGGTGGCGTTTGCCGTTACCGACCACGAGAAATCGGTGAAGGTGACCTACACCGGGCTGCTCCCAGATCTTTTCCGCGAGGAGCAAGGGGTGATCACCGAGGGTGTCTTCGGTGCAGATGGTGTATTCGTGGCCGACAGCGTACTTGCCAAGCATGACGAAAGCTACATGCCGCGAGAGGTCGCAGAGGGCCTGAAGGAGAAGGGCGTCTGGCAGCCCAATTGA
- the ccmI gene encoding c-type cytochrome biogenesis protein CcmI, with amino-acid sequence MLFWIVAALLTLAASLAVLAPLTRGRLEPAGRSTNDLEVYRDQLAEVERDIDRRLIAPSEAEQARAEIGRRILRVAGPAAPAAARMSDRRARLVGGMAVLAVPLLSWGFYAALGSPDLPSQPLEERLAKLPQDSTPDELVARAERALRDNPGDGRGWDVLAPVYQRLGRANEAVFAYRNAIKLLGDAPERWTGLGVALSDVAGGTVSADARAAFEKALQLEAGYPKARFFLNVAAVQEGRFDDAISDWKEMATTLPQESEWRGAAAQAVAMAEQRRTAADTRPSGPTEDDMAAAGEMSEGDRNQMIEAMVASLDEKLKANPNDLEGWKRLVRSYVVLGKTDAARDALTRGHHVLDGAAAEDLTAFAASLGLSMTE; translated from the coding sequence CCTGGCGCCACTGACGCGCGGGAGGCTGGAGCCGGCAGGACGCTCCACGAACGATCTCGAAGTCTACCGGGACCAGTTGGCCGAAGTCGAACGCGACATCGATCGGCGTCTGATCGCGCCGAGCGAGGCTGAGCAGGCCCGCGCCGAGATCGGTCGCCGGATCCTTCGCGTTGCCGGCCCGGCAGCGCCTGCTGCGGCGCGGATGTCGGATCGACGGGCGCGGCTCGTCGGCGGCATGGCGGTCCTTGCGGTGCCGCTGCTGAGCTGGGGCTTCTATGCCGCGCTGGGCTCGCCTGATTTACCGTCTCAGCCGCTGGAAGAACGCCTCGCCAAGCTGCCGCAGGACTCCACGCCCGACGAGCTTGTCGCGCGCGCCGAGCGCGCCTTGCGCGACAATCCCGGCGATGGGCGCGGCTGGGATGTGCTGGCGCCGGTCTACCAGAGACTGGGACGGGCGAACGAGGCGGTGTTCGCTTACCGCAACGCGATCAAGCTGCTGGGCGATGCGCCAGAGCGGTGGACCGGTCTCGGTGTCGCACTGAGCGACGTGGCGGGAGGCACCGTCTCGGCCGACGCGCGTGCCGCCTTCGAAAAGGCGCTGCAGCTTGAGGCCGGATATCCGAAGGCGCGGTTCTTCCTGAACGTTGCTGCTGTCCAGGAGGGCCGCTTCGACGACGCGATCTCCGATTGGAAGGAGATGGCGACGACCTTGCCTCAGGAGTCGGAGTGGCGCGGTGCGGCCGCGCAGGCGGTCGCCATGGCCGAGCAGCGCAGGACCGCGGCGGACACCCGCCCATCCGGGCCGACCGAGGATGACATGGCTGCAGCCGGCGAAATGTCCGAGGGCGATCGCAACCAGATGATCGAGGCGATGGTGGCTTCTCTTGACGAAAAGTTGAAGGCCAATCCCAACGATCTTGAAGGCTGGAAGCGGCTCGTTCGTTCATATGTCGTGCTTGGCAAGACAGATGCGGCTCGCGATGCGCTCACGCGCGGGCACCACGTTCTGGACGGTGCCGCCGCCGAGGATCTGACAGCCTTCGCAGCATCGCTCGGGCTGAGCATGACGGAGTGA